In Lactococcus sp. S-13, a single window of DNA contains:
- a CDS encoding ATP-binding protein, with the protein MKNYNFIEEPPQEDRKKKRSFHFLSLVKNKKGKKAEEKTKATKLPTKSLEMATSDNRPLSKIKKDFEKYFKLKKDTLLAYPIDRPIDSEGRLHATIDGKEEYSYLLAVKGYDLAGQSEAEYSTIKAKYWSFHKNYTYPFKEFYMNFPENNSKNQAYLLRKFSGEKGNQELSAINDSYLKEEIRKLKVVEEEFRSKRSFIAIYGQTEEELDDRLRQVRGAGGKLLGLQKLEQEEIEILFELLNRGELQEKTGSETFSEKTAPSDISFDYANHIPVNGHEEAIVVVTALSTNVKNGWLQNFTHHEYADATTVDYRVKEEVNYSKMMSDSIEVYKKKYKKARNDTNKDRSQQQYNILRQKVFDMDNDGEVIKEVTIRMLVSASDLKNLNDKVDTIARNTSGKGTQVQVYNNMGFYDWSSRFVSSDFQKKSTITREGVERSALALALGFAHNQTYLSDPTGQYIGRTKTQCSVYLDIFTKTADRLSYDIFISGMKGSGKSTFLKKLVLSNFIVGRFVYVFDKAREFKELTRVLGGDYLALDGTKGLVNMLQVLPLLSLGGDEGEDVTKDIWGSYNLHISKTINRFKNWIDLSKDEVLDVNSILDDFYQDYFVLKKGYQWKKFDITGLANQDYPTFDDFYAYLVSGKVKEVDPNTTQRLIKMTKNVVTRKRSTFVGHTTMDNILTSQLITFDISNIATGTTGDADILFDVTLSLLFSMAQNRGRKEKHLYETGQKTFEEIVRSLIVVDECHNMLNPYKLQATEMFLEALRENRKFYYGVALATQLIETMIPDNASQMSGNPGLAVQNLKAIIGLCQYKAWMRQSNTSIQTIKNNFSGYFKDSDYHALQNFKVDKKIGSELILSGTGERGLEMYHYATPHELSIFQGGA; encoded by the coding sequence ATGAAGAATTATAATTTTATAGAAGAACCTCCTCAAGAGGATAGGAAAAAAAAGCGCTCTTTTCATTTCCTGAGTCTCGTAAAAAATAAAAAAGGGAAAAAAGCTGAAGAAAAAACCAAAGCAACAAAGCTGCCCACAAAGTCTTTAGAAATGGCAACAAGCGATAATCGCCCACTTTCTAAAATAAAAAAAGATTTTGAGAAGTATTTTAAATTAAAAAAAGATACCTTATTAGCGTATCCTATTGATCGCCCAATTGACTCAGAAGGGCGCCTTCATGCAACGATTGACGGTAAAGAAGAATATTCTTATTTACTTGCGGTTAAAGGCTATGATTTGGCGGGACAGTCGGAGGCAGAATATAGCACAATCAAGGCAAAATACTGGTCTTTTCATAAAAATTACACCTACCCCTTTAAAGAATTTTATATGAATTTTCCAGAAAATAATTCAAAAAATCAAGCTTACTTACTCCGCAAGTTTTCTGGAGAAAAAGGCAATCAAGAACTTTCGGCTATTAATGATAGTTACCTCAAAGAAGAAATCCGAAAATTAAAGGTTGTCGAAGAAGAATTTAGAAGCAAACGTTCGTTTATTGCGATTTATGGACAAACTGAGGAGGAATTAGATGACCGCTTACGTCAAGTAAGAGGAGCAGGGGGAAAATTACTCGGACTTCAAAAATTAGAACAAGAAGAAATCGAAATTTTGTTTGAACTTTTGAATCGAGGAGAACTGCAGGAAAAAACTGGTTCGGAAACTTTCAGTGAAAAAACTGCTCCATCAGACATCTCTTTTGATTATGCGAATCATATCCCCGTGAATGGACATGAAGAGGCAATTGTTGTCGTTACAGCACTTTCTACAAACGTGAAGAATGGCTGGCTTCAAAATTTTACTCATCATGAGTATGCGGATGCGACGACAGTTGATTATAGAGTGAAAGAAGAAGTCAATTACTCAAAAATGATGTCTGACTCCATCGAAGTCTATAAAAAGAAATACAAAAAAGCAAGAAACGATACCAATAAAGATCGTTCCCAGCAACAATATAATATTTTAAGGCAGAAAGTCTTTGATATGGATAATGATGGGGAAGTGATCAAAGAGGTCACAATTCGAATGCTTGTTTCTGCATCTGATTTAAAAAACTTGAATGATAAAGTGGATACGATTGCTAGAAATACCAGCGGCAAAGGAACGCAGGTTCAAGTTTATAATAATATGGGCTTCTACGACTGGTCAAGTCGCTTTGTTTCTTCTGATTTTCAAAAAAAATCAACAATCACACGAGAGGGAGTAGAACGCTCAGCGCTTGCTTTAGCATTGGGTTTTGCCCATAATCAAACTTATTTAAGTGATCCTACAGGGCAGTATATTGGGCGAACAAAAACGCAATGTTCAGTGTATTTAGATATATTTACCAAAACTGCAGATCGTCTGTCTTACGACATCTTTATCTCAGGAATGAAAGGAAGTGGAAAATCAACTTTTCTTAAAAAATTGGTCTTGTCGAACTTTATTGTGGGTCGCTTTGTCTATGTATTTGATAAAGCGAGAGAGTTTAAAGAATTGACACGTGTCTTAGGAGGCGATTATTTGGCTCTTGATGGCACAAAAGGGCTGGTTAATATGTTACAAGTTCTTCCTCTTTTGTCTTTAGGTGGAGATGAGGGTGAGGATGTGACCAAGGATATTTGGGGGAGTTATAATCTTCATATCTCTAAAACCATCAACCGTTTTAAAAACTGGATTGACCTCTCAAAAGATGAAGTCCTTGATGTCAATAGTATTCTTGATGATTTTTATCAAGATTATTTTGTTTTGAAAAAAGGGTACCAATGGAAAAAGTTTGATATTACTGGCTTAGCGAATCAAGATTATCCAACCTTTGATGATTTTTATGCTTATCTTGTGAGTGGGAAAGTGAAAGAAGTTGACCCTAATACCACTCAGCGCTTAATTAAAATGACCAAAAATGTCGTGACACGCAAACGCTCAACTTTTGTTGGACATACAACAATGGACAATATTTTAACCAGTCAATTGATTACTTTTGATATTTCTAATATCGCAACGGGAACGACAGGTGATGCGGATATTTTATTTGATGTGACGCTCTCCCTTCTTTTTTCTATGGCTCAAAATCGAGGACGGAAAGAAAAACATCTTTATGAAACAGGGCAAAAAACTTTTGAAGAGATTGTTCGTTCACTTATTGTGGTGGATGAGTGTCATAATATGTTAAATCCTTATAAATTGCAGGCAACGGAGATGTTTCTGGAAGCATTGCGAGAAAATCGGAAATTCTATTATGGCGTTGCTCTTGCCACGCAACTTATTGAAACGATGATTCCTGATAATGCCTCACAAATGAGTGGAAATCCAGGGCTTGCGGTTCAGAACCTGAAAGCGATTATTGGCTTGTGTCAGTACAAAGCGTGGATGAGGCAGTCAAACACAAGTATTCAAACCATCAAAAATAATTTCTCTGGCTATTTCAAGGACAGTGATTACCACGCCTTACAAAACTTTAAAGTAGACAAAAAAATCGGGAGTGAATTGATTCTATCAGGGACTGGGGAGCGAGGGCTTGAAATGTATCACTATGCCACTCCTCATGAATTATCAATCTTCCAAGGAGGTGCTTAA
- a CDS encoding pLS20_p028 family conjugation system transmembrane protein, producing MKKIKSARLLVLGILVFILCAISISTHADTFDPPNTNFSPPTFNTGGSKTTGNIVDDGKAAGALNGELEKNLLNWQDDLEVSDPLKSIFRGFGWWGIIQAGDIVNGITGASKNTFDLLNIYGTEENPGPLQNTIDNYMPIFVAVGTLVFVAMTLGIVFSKNQEVVGLLKSLLLSASIVVLLPFCFGQFSTLTTATGKYIATQSNTGYAVINKNVRDLYALDKNYDWIKPSTESNDETTKKQNFLGKTNKKELQLMDVNGTADPSKLSKAGTDITKNMLSVNEKGKVAVVSLNDGVGKSWWQSLLTGDASYYRYHINFFTIIFYELLVLVVSAFLLYKLMKIEFEIVTNSAILQATAMTDTKGKRNWELITKISSGFSAMIMVIFLQVLFSDGYAVTSTLPGGVFVQFIAGLALAFAVIEGPNVFQSLFGVSAGLDTGLKDLMTLSQGSMLAKNLVSGGKAMAGGIMNTGAYSAGGLAGAVSGAFSRGENTTNLGGDSDQLSSDKTGSDSEDEALQTQTSQMNNDEQFKDNQTSQMNNDEQLNDNQSSSMNNDEQLNDNQSEEVSSDAQTEQTSTFDSDESNGSLNDTDPNLASMASEMGGYGLEAEQGAYQAFNETPMENGQGFGDTPSNTSKMDDRASERMGQGESSQNHEQASTSEKIAQSDSVSMKGTSPARPVTLGMAAKNIGQGFVNNKINSPKPNLIQRYHTAYQSGKELTGGAINTVSNLTNKKGEDNA from the coding sequence ATGAAGAAAATAAAAAGCGCTAGACTTCTTGTATTAGGAATTCTGGTATTTATTTTGTGTGCCATTTCAATTTCAACACACGCAGATACTTTTGATCCACCAAACACCAATTTTTCTCCTCCCACTTTTAATACAGGAGGTTCAAAAACAACGGGAAATATTGTGGATGATGGGAAAGCTGCAGGAGCGCTGAATGGTGAACTCGAAAAAAACCTCTTGAATTGGCAAGATGATTTAGAAGTAAGTGACCCTCTCAAAAGTATTTTTCGCGGTTTTGGATGGTGGGGCATTATTCAAGCGGGAGATATTGTCAATGGGATTACTGGGGCCTCCAAAAACACTTTTGATTTATTAAATATTTATGGAACAGAAGAAAACCCTGGGCCGCTTCAGAATACAATTGATAATTATATGCCAATCTTTGTGGCGGTTGGTACGCTCGTCTTTGTAGCCATGACGCTAGGAATTGTTTTCTCAAAAAATCAAGAAGTGGTAGGGTTGTTGAAATCGTTGCTTTTATCTGCTTCAATCGTTGTCTTACTTCCTTTTTGTTTTGGTCAGTTCTCTACTTTGACGACGGCAACTGGAAAATATATTGCAACACAAAGCAATACTGGTTATGCGGTCATTAATAAAAATGTTCGAGACCTCTACGCCCTTGATAAAAATTATGACTGGATTAAACCAAGTACTGAGAGCAATGATGAGACAACCAAAAAGCAAAATTTCTTAGGGAAGACAAATAAAAAAGAGTTACAACTTATGGATGTCAATGGGACTGCCGACCCGTCAAAACTCAGTAAGGCAGGGACAGACATAACAAAAAATATGTTATCTGTTAATGAAAAAGGAAAAGTAGCCGTTGTTTCTTTGAATGACGGGGTAGGTAAAAGTTGGTGGCAATCTCTGCTCACAGGGGATGCAAGCTATTACCGTTACCATATCAATTTCTTTACCATCATTTTCTATGAGCTATTAGTTTTAGTTGTTTCGGCTTTCTTGCTTTATAAGCTCATGAAAATTGAGTTTGAGATTGTGACCAATTCAGCGATTTTGCAAGCGACGGCGATGACAGACACCAAAGGTAAACGTAATTGGGAACTCATCACTAAAATCTCATCTGGTTTTAGTGCGATGATTATGGTGATTTTTTTACAAGTCCTATTTTCAGACGGTTATGCGGTGACTTCGACTTTACCAGGGGGTGTTTTTGTTCAATTTATTGCAGGACTTGCCCTTGCTTTTGCGGTCATTGAAGGGCCGAATGTCTTCCAATCTCTCTTTGGCGTTTCTGCAGGACTGGATACAGGATTGAAAGATTTAATGACCCTCTCACAAGGTTCAATGTTAGCTAAAAACCTTGTTTCTGGAGGTAAAGCAATGGCTGGAGGAATCATGAACACTGGTGCTTATTCTGCGGGCGGTCTTGCAGGAGCGGTAAGTGGTGCTTTTAGTCGAGGAGAAAACACAACAAACCTTGGTGGCGATTCTGATCAGTTGTCCTCAGATAAAACAGGTTCTGATTCAGAAGATGAAGCACTACAAACTCAAACTTCTCAGATGAATAATGACGAACAGTTTAAAGATAATCAAACTTCTCAGATGAATAACGATGAACAGCTTAACGATAATCAATCTTCTAGTATGAATAACGATGAACAGCTCAATGATAATCAATCAGAAGAAGTGAGTAGCGATGCTCAAACTGAACAAACAAGCACTTTTGATAGTGACGAATCGAATGGTTCTTTAAATGACACAGACCCTAATCTAGCGAGTATGGCTTCTGAAATGGGTGGATATGGTCTTGAAGCAGAACAAGGGGCTTATCAAGCATTTAATGAGACACCAATGGAAAACGGACAAGGCTTTGGCGATACCCCTTCAAATACGTCGAAAATGGACGATAGAGCAAGCGAACGCATGGGTCAAGGAGAAAGTTCGCAAAATCACGAACAGGCCTCTACAAGCGAAAAAATAGCTCAGAGCGATTCGGTTTCTATGAAGGGCACTTCGCCTGCTCGTCCAGTGACTTTGGGTATGGCAGCCAAAAATATAGGCCAGGGTTTTGTGAATAACAAGATTAACTCCCCTAAACCTAACTTGATTCAGCGCTATCACACTGCTTATCAATCAGGCAAGGAACTAACAGGAGGTGCTATTAATACAGTATCCAATTTAACAAATAAGAAAGGAGAAGATAATGCCTAA
- a CDS encoding type IV secretory system conjugative DNA transfer family protein has translation MNQRYKQWKKWLAEPKLLVGLATFVFITTSVAFNVIYHLLAFFMDSMKGASVLSYGQNLSYFGYQVKHHLFSLFFPYWSKRSYWLLYLLLLVVVGILLAILSYKARRSYRDLNKGTKGTSKWTTLEEIKRQYPKASIAKDVEFDSPPGLPIAVDPNRQEIYFDPANTNSKVMGGTQTGKTQYITYPTIDLNIRSKQPDSMVINDIKGDITRRTWEHPLARKKFNRLTFNLVNPKNSLRYNPLHEVIKYWVSDNDRAQEAIKTVSTVLFDDPDAKDPIWNLGAKSVFETAVVLVCEIAVKESKPEWVNIPSVSDFIDLTTQPKDLNKKGEYLLDRYVEGLSRNHVARKFYRQAKRGTEQQRKSFMMIFDGKLSFLTTSSMIHLTSGNDIDFSELVYPSDGKPTLLFVVFPYADEANAIMLSLFYNQLYQTIAKTSTEKGKKYDFRLQSIFEEFPNIPPIMNLKKHLNVGLEAGNIIRIYSQSYQQVYENYGDTLGKVILQASGNSIFIQSDDKDDAKDFADNLGETTVIVEQRSGSPMDLNKSFTELEDGRELINTYELRKLLESEIILDRTKKRKDLEGRDIRPHPIKASKKQIKKGGGEKEFDEFEDYTNMLGAWEYLFVEAGGDFDDHGKGLNDFNFNVGTVLEDTLVSEEAVQLHIKAPTMSKSDVSQAENKAKSDNIKRKKSDSVQTSNNHVEEPKSVEANFSEVVETQDERRVSPRIEEVYQREKVGKLLTHFFGEGIQLFFKEEVTFVFQLDHLIRQNKVKLSEYELKEFFMLLAQTKK, from the coding sequence ATGAATCAACGCTATAAACAATGGAAAAAGTGGTTAGCTGAACCAAAATTATTGGTTGGCTTAGCCACTTTTGTTTTTATTACGACCTCGGTCGCCTTTAATGTCATTTATCATCTCCTCGCTTTTTTCATGGATTCAATGAAAGGGGCAAGTGTTCTAAGTTATGGCCAAAATTTGAGTTACTTTGGCTATCAAGTAAAACATCATCTTTTTTCCCTTTTTTTCCCTTACTGGTCGAAACGTTCCTATTGGTTGTTGTACCTCCTTCTTTTAGTTGTTGTGGGTATTCTTCTAGCAATTCTCAGTTACAAGGCTAGACGCTCTTACAGAGATTTAAACAAAGGCACAAAAGGGACATCAAAATGGACGACACTTGAAGAGATTAAAAGACAATATCCAAAGGCGTCAATTGCTAAAGATGTTGAGTTTGATTCTCCCCCTGGTCTGCCGATTGCAGTAGATCCCAATCGTCAAGAAATCTATTTTGATCCAGCCAACACAAACTCTAAAGTTATGGGAGGGACACAAACAGGGAAAACGCAATATATTACCTATCCAACGATTGACTTAAATATTCGATCTAAACAGCCAGATTCAATGGTTATTAACGATATTAAAGGAGATATTACAAGACGCACGTGGGAACATCCATTGGCACGAAAAAAATTTAATAGGTTGACCTTTAACTTAGTCAACCCTAAAAATTCCTTAAGGTATAATCCTCTTCATGAGGTGATTAAATATTGGGTATCAGACAATGATCGAGCGCAAGAAGCAATTAAAACTGTCAGTACCGTCCTCTTTGATGACCCTGACGCCAAAGACCCTATTTGGAATTTGGGTGCGAAGTCCGTTTTTGAAACAGCGGTTGTCCTTGTCTGTGAAATTGCAGTAAAAGAAAGTAAACCTGAATGGGTTAATATTCCATCTGTCTCAGATTTTATTGATTTGACCACACAACCCAAAGACTTAAATAAAAAAGGGGAATATCTTCTTGACCGCTATGTTGAAGGACTTTCAAGAAATCATGTCGCTCGTAAATTCTACCGCCAAGCGAAACGAGGAACAGAGCAGCAAAGAAAATCATTCATGATGATTTTTGATGGGAAACTGTCATTTTTGACAACCTCGTCGATGATTCATTTGACAAGTGGTAATGACATTGATTTTAGTGAGCTTGTCTATCCAAGCGATGGGAAACCCACGCTTTTATTTGTGGTCTTTCCTTATGCGGATGAAGCTAATGCCATTATGCTTAGTCTCTTTTACAATCAGTTGTATCAAACGATTGCTAAAACATCAACGGAAAAAGGGAAAAAATATGATTTTAGACTGCAGTCTATCTTTGAAGAGTTCCCTAACATTCCGCCTATCATGAACCTCAAAAAGCATTTAAACGTGGGTCTTGAAGCAGGAAACATTATTCGGATATACTCTCAATCCTACCAACAAGTTTATGAAAATTATGGCGACACTCTTGGAAAAGTCATTTTGCAAGCATCTGGGAATAGCATTTTTATCCAGTCAGATGATAAAGATGACGCCAAAGACTTTGCGGATAATTTGGGAGAGACAACGGTGATTGTGGAACAACGCTCAGGCTCCCCAATGGACTTAAATAAGAGCTTCACAGAACTCGAAGATGGTCGTGAACTCATTAACACTTATGAATTAAGGAAGTTGCTAGAAAGTGAAATCATTCTTGACCGAACTAAAAAACGTAAGGATTTAGAGGGGCGAGATATTCGTCCCCACCCGATCAAAGCTTCCAAGAAACAAATCAAAAAAGGCGGAGGTGAAAAAGAATTTGACGAATTCGAAGATTATACGAATATGCTTGGTGCATGGGAATATTTATTTGTGGAAGCAGGAGGTGACTTTGATGACCACGGGAAGGGCTTAAATGACTTCAATTTCAACGTGGGAACTGTTTTAGAGGACACTCTGGTTTCCGAAGAGGCAGTTCAATTACACATTAAAGCCCCTACAATGAGCAAGAGCGATGTTTCACAGGCTGAGAATAAAGCGAAATCCGATAATATAAAAAGGAAAAAATCTGATTCCGTACAAACCTCAAATAATCATGTTGAAGAGCCTAAAAGTGTTGAGGCTAATTTCTCAGAAGTGGTTGAAACACAAGATGAACGAAGAGTTTCTCCTCGAATTGAAGAAGTTTACCAACGTGAAAAAGTGGGAAAATTGCTCACACACTTTTTTGGAGAGGGTATTCAACTTTTTTTCAAAGAGGAAGTCACTTTTGTTTTTCAGCTGGATCATTTGATTAGACAAAATAAAGTAAAACTATCAGAATATGAGCTTAAAGAGTTTTTTATGCTTTTAGCCCAAACTAAAAAATGA
- a CDS encoding UbiA family prenyltransferase, with protein sequence MFNLKLTSDQQTTTSTLDKSSVQINEFQQTLKKETEVVFAVHDSKETVWTDKVVLSPYGSSSLKTYISDSLEKNGVPTDEIVSFLSELFEAQPKQEQKKIVAEPAPIEELEQVEKIETEVHHVAAQAGKKTIGVIASWKVVLIVILLPLIYLSALFVLFTTLHFQNVWLIGLSLIVSGFILLWYLSKVIKSSQRKVLEKTITKEVFLYVGQEQLKQRQKVAKQLQVYDDLFGNTNLKRLATADGVQAAEQLLGEMAVLQDESTL encoded by the coding sequence ATGTTTAATTTAAAATTAACTTCAGACCAGCAGACTACCACCTCAACGCTTGATAAATCATCCGTTCAAATTAACGAATTCCAACAAACGTTAAAAAAGGAGACAGAAGTTGTGTTTGCTGTTCATGACTCAAAAGAAACCGTCTGGACAGATAAAGTCGTACTCTCGCCCTATGGTTCAAGTAGTTTGAAAACCTATATTTCAGATTCTTTGGAAAAAAACGGTGTTCCAACTGATGAAATTGTGTCCTTTTTGTCTGAGCTTTTTGAAGCTCAGCCTAAACAAGAACAGAAAAAAATTGTGGCAGAACCCGCACCAATTGAAGAACTCGAACAAGTAGAAAAAATTGAAACAGAAGTGCATCATGTGGCTGCTCAAGCAGGGAAAAAAACAATTGGTGTGATTGCCAGTTGGAAAGTGGTTTTAATTGTCATTCTTTTACCTCTGATTTATCTCTCTGCTTTATTTGTCCTATTTACAACCCTGCATTTTCAAAATGTTTGGTTGATTGGGCTAAGCTTGATTGTTTCAGGATTTATTTTACTTTGGTACTTGTCAAAAGTGATCAAATCCTCACAGCGAAAAGTCTTGGAAAAAACGATAACCAAGGAAGTTTTTCTTTATGTGGGTCAAGAACAACTCAAGCAGCGTCAAAAAGTTGCGAAACAGCTTCAAGTGTATGATGATCTTTTTGGGAACACAAACTTGAAACGCTTAGCAACTGCAGATGGTGTCCAAGCTGCTGAGCAGCTACTTGGAGAAATGGCGGTCCTTCAAGATGAATCAACGCTATAA